From Paucilactobacillus hokkaidonensis JCM 18461, one genomic window encodes:
- a CDS encoding Fic family protein produces MAKTRTYMDKYKFTAAENQRFARANFTKLVHTNARFEGVNTTLPQTQTIMDGMSVAGVPVEDVLTIVNLKRGWQYINAQNSPLTLTMEKQINKIVAAEDALVPGELRQGKGGVNLGSEDFFEPPLINEKQEQSFLQKILADPRTTITDKALTVMYHNMRQQIFWDGNKRTATLSANKIMIDGGAGLINVPLDKWDQWNELIANYYRTNDMTKIKQWTYDNGIQGLQIRANKKLSANELN; encoded by the coding sequence ATGGCTAAAACTCGAACATATATGGACAAGTATAAATTCACAGCTGCAGAAAACCAACGGTTTGCTCGGGCAAACTTTACCAAGTTAGTGCATACTAATGCTCGTTTTGAAGGCGTTAATACCACTTTGCCACAAACACAAACTATTATGGACGGTATGAGCGTAGCAGGAGTACCTGTTGAAGATGTTTTGACGATTGTTAATTTAAAGCGTGGGTGGCAATATATCAATGCTCAAAATTCCCCTTTAACGTTAACCATGGAAAAACAAATCAACAAGATTGTGGCAGCGGAAGACGCCTTAGTACCAGGAGAATTACGGCAAGGAAAAGGAGGAGTTAATTTAGGTAGTGAAGACTTTTTTGAACCGCCTTTAATTAACGAAAAACAAGAACAATCCTTTTTACAAAAAATCTTGGCTGATCCACGAACGACGATTACTGATAAAGCATTAACTGTCATGTATCATAATATGCGCCAACAAATCTTTTGGGACGGAAACAAAAGGACGGCAACTTTAAGTGCCAATAAAATTATGATTGACGGTGGCGCTGGTTTAATCAATGTCCCATTAGATAAGTGGGATCAATGGAATGAACTAATTGCCAATTATTATCGGACTAATGACATGACTAAAATTAAACAGTGGACATATGATAATGGTATTCAAGGATTGCAAATTCGAGCAAACAAAAAATTAAGTGCTAATGAATTGAACTAG
- the mobQ gene encoding MobQ family relaxase, with product MAIFHMSFSNISAGKGRSAIASAAYRSGEKLFDNQEGRHYFYARSVMPESFILTPKNAPEWASNREQLWNEVEKNDRKSNSRYAKEFNVALPVELSESEQKELLTKYVKENFVDQGMVADVAIHRDHPDNPHAHVMLTNRPFNPDGSWGLKAKTQYIKDENGKQLLTKSGFPKQRKIWLVDWDKKEKINEWRHNWSTSVNQSLAQKNIPDRISEKSFVDQGIQETPTQHEGINSQRKNRKAFNQQVSAQRSAQAKYHNLDEKIRNREHFDALTDELSFSEKHTISHLSQQLKTYVDLEHLDDKQRMLFNWKNSLLIKHAVGEDVTKQLLTIDQQTTSLEQANQLLNKVVERATKKLYPELNFEQTTAAERRELIKETNSEQTIFKGGELAERLADIRNDLLTQQLLTFTRRPYTSWQLVNQQTQTIEKQLTTVLAKHGHQLDDLKPTDRGMLAAYQPNELEFISKAVKNLRVMREVKAVVQTQYNSILTTAFPDSDLDKLETIDKEQIYTAVVYYDPELKPLSTNDLSQLQQQPPVVFTSQQHQAGLNYLLGKMELKDIQNHRLQRVLKHDGTRQLFIGECGQDPKLDHKQIEMVQTRLKQQTTRFDQYRQAQVKDYRAINYHPTSPKNYLTNILDEALITILYAKNTDYLRKQQLRGLKETEWAMTKKQRQHQTRNRHEDGGRHL from the coding sequence ATGGCAATATTTCATATGAGTTTTAGTAATATTAGTGCTGGTAAAGGACGCAGTGCCATTGCCAGTGCCGCTTATCGAAGTGGTGAAAAATTATTTGATAATCAAGAAGGCCGCCACTATTTTTATGCCCGCTCGGTTATGCCAGAAAGCTTTATTTTAACCCCAAAAAACGCACCAGAATGGGCCAGTAATCGAGAACAATTATGGAATGAAGTTGAAAAGAACGATCGTAAATCAAACTCACGGTATGCAAAAGAATTTAACGTGGCTTTACCGGTAGAATTAAGTGAATCCGAACAGAAAGAATTACTGACAAAATATGTGAAAGAAAATTTTGTCGATCAAGGTATGGTAGCTGACGTAGCAATTCATCGCGATCACCCAGACAATCCGCATGCACATGTGATGTTAACCAATCGCCCATTTAACCCCGATGGTAGTTGGGGATTAAAAGCAAAGACGCAGTACATTAAAGATGAAAATGGCAAGCAACTTTTAACCAAAAGTGGGTTTCCAAAACAAAGAAAAATTTGGTTGGTTGATTGGGATAAAAAGGAAAAAATTAATGAGTGGCGGCATAATTGGTCAACAAGTGTTAATCAGTCTTTAGCACAAAAAAATATTCCGGATCGGATTAGTGAAAAATCATTTGTCGATCAAGGGATTCAAGAGACACCTACCCAACACGAAGGCATTAACAGCCAAAGAAAAAATCGAAAAGCATTTAATCAACAAGTTAGCGCACAAAGAAGCGCCCAAGCTAAATATCATAATCTTGACGAAAAGATTAGAAATCGTGAACATTTTGACGCGTTAACTGACGAGCTATCGTTCTCTGAAAAACACACAATTAGTCATCTAAGTCAGCAATTGAAAACCTATGTCGATTTAGAACATTTAGATGATAAACAGCGCATGCTATTTAATTGGAAAAACAGCTTATTAATTAAACATGCTGTTGGTGAAGATGTAACCAAACAACTACTGACCATTGACCAGCAAACGACATCACTAGAACAAGCTAATCAGTTGTTAAATAAAGTGGTGGAACGAGCAACGAAAAAGCTTTATCCGGAACTTAATTTTGAACAGACAACCGCCGCTGAACGACGGGAACTGATTAAAGAAACTAATAGTGAACAAACGATTTTCAAAGGTGGCGAATTAGCAGAACGGTTAGCGGATATTCGAAACGACTTATTAACTCAGCAATTATTGACGTTTACCAGGCGGCCATATACCAGCTGGCAGTTAGTTAATCAGCAAACCCAGACGATTGAGAAGCAATTAACCACGGTACTAGCCAAACATGGTCACCAGTTAGACGATTTGAAGCCTACTGATCGGGGCATGCTAGCCGCTTATCAACCTAACGAACTCGAATTCATTTCTAAAGCGGTGAAAAATTTACGGGTCATGCGGGAAGTTAAAGCCGTAGTGCAAACCCAATACAACAGCATTCTAACGACTGCTTTTCCGGACAGTGACCTCGATAAGCTAGAGACGATTGACAAGGAGCAAATCTATACCGCTGTGGTTTACTATGATCCAGAATTAAAGCCATTAAGCACCAATGATCTTAGTCAATTGCAACAGCAGCCACCGGTAGTTTTTACTAGTCAGCAACACCAAGCTGGTTTGAATTACCTGTTAGGTAAAATGGAATTAAAAGATATTCAGAACCACCGATTACAACGGGTCTTAAAACATGATGGCACTCGGCAACTGTTTATCGGCGAATGTGGCCAAGATCCTAAGTTGGATCACAAACAAATTGAAATGGTGCAAACCCGTTTGAAACAACAGACAACGCGGTTTGATCAATATAGGCAGGCTCAAGTTAAAGACTATCGGGCCATTAATTACCACCCAACTAGCCCGAAAAACTACCTGACTAATATTTTGGACGAAGCCTTAATAACCATTTTATATGCGAAGAACACAGACTATCTAAGAAAGCAGCAATTACGTGGCTTAAAAGAGACCGAGTGGGCAATGACGAAAAAGCAACGGCAACACCAAACCCGGAACCGGCATGAAGATGGGGGCAGGCACTTGTAA
- a CDS encoding CagC family type IV secretion system protein, with protein MKFSKVKALATTGATAIYLGLMNAQVVLAADGGEVKSKLTSAGKTIQGILTGLVVLVGICVALFIIIKRMPDADDPREKSEVYHAVGRVAGLVALAAAIIWLLPWVYSLFT; from the coding sequence ATGAAGTTCAGCAAAGTAAAAGCGTTAGCAACTACTGGAGCTACTGCAATCTATTTGGGCTTGATGAACGCCCAGGTTGTTTTGGCGGCGGACGGTGGCGAAGTTAAAAGCAAGCTAACCAGCGCTGGTAAGACGATTCAAGGTATTTTAACTGGGTTGGTCGTTTTAGTCGGGATTTGTGTCGCGCTATTTATTATTATCAAAAGAATGCCTGACGCAGACGATCCGCGAGAGAAATCAGAGGTTTATCACGCGGTTGGTCGAGTGGCTGGTTTAGTGGCCCTAGCGGCAGCGATTATCTGGCTATTACCTTGGGTTTACAGCCTATTCACTTAA
- the trsD gene encoding TrsD/TraD family conjugative transfer protein, with protein sequence MRLKKSKTANKTAKLDWDYQPPKINGGKETIDDMSLVVGMYGNYEVTKTGNLVGILEVSGINLDLLNETEQQDVFEDYGAFLMSTLGEGVDDTLQFLEPTIPVNMTAYLNGLKRRYLALQKGHPEQQFKIQLIASYLDHFTKVQESKNMTTKQHLLIVKVPIKDKSVKSLNLAVTHLDEKIEQVKRDIENALTDFDVTAKVLTSQEVQEILKNLINFNG encoded by the coding sequence ATGCGTTTGAAAAAGAGCAAAACCGCCAATAAAACAGCCAAGCTCGATTGGGATTACCAACCGCCTAAAATCAATGGTGGCAAAGAGACCATTGATGACATGAGCTTGGTGGTGGGTATGTATGGTAACTACGAAGTTACCAAAACAGGTAATCTCGTTGGCATTTTGGAAGTTAGCGGGATCAACCTTGATCTACTTAATGAAACCGAACAACAGGACGTTTTTGAAGACTATGGTGCGTTTCTGATGAGTACCTTGGGTGAAGGCGTTGATGATACGTTACAGTTCTTAGAGCCGACGATTCCCGTCAATATGACGGCTTATCTTAACGGTCTCAAACGCCGGTATCTCGCCTTACAAAAAGGCCACCCGGAGCAACAGTTCAAAATCCAGCTCATAGCCAGTTACTTGGATCACTTTACTAAAGTCCAGGAATCCAAAAACATGACAACTAAGCAACATCTGCTAATCGTTAAGGTACCGATTAAAGACAAGAGCGTTAAAAGCTTAAACTTAGCTGTCACTCATTTAGACGAAAAGATCGAACAGGTTAAACGAGACATTGAAAATGCGTTAACGGATTTTGATGTGACGGCCAAAGTTTTGACCAGTCAAGAAGTCCAAGAGATTTTAAAGAACTTGATCAATTTTAATGGATAG